The Phycisphaeraceae bacterium genome includes a window with the following:
- a CDS encoding alpha-amylase family glycosyl hydrolase: MQSPKTLLITLVFLILFAPKAHAQDTSPDPILQFFDQDWKVIDQRMGDIFVAGYGRLWLPPPQRADSGGLSVGYDVFDRFDLGSPGNPTLYGTGGELKTLVDAAHHAGIRVNTDFIPNHNGFRDHTTPDFIAQGDYPGFVTQLPTDPYGDFRAPAFDTDIPTPDEKVLRLAGLIDIAQEKNHQFIRHPVEPGNPLNIPSGSIWDQPTPDNARFYPDQDLGGTTVFDPALNQNVTLYDYNTQNPLAGDAYADNATGVLIRNARWMIQEVGVDGFRFDAVRHFEPWVMNFLDLGMYLANKRTLLDGSPDHAFSFSETGGDNRASFINSYIRKDIDNNNLSQLGGNRDALDFGYFFAIRANLSDNGIANDWRNVKNASFDVFDDGLANNGSQGVAFVQSHDDGPAHLNNVAHAYMLMRPGQAIVYFNGEKIEDGFRAFPKPGRGDALGGAFGDQITTLTNIRNTHGRGNYHDRTPLGDEKQTLIYERENSALVILSNRLDSGFDSRTVQTAFAPGTPLIELTGNAADPTIDPFNDLPELVVVNPDGTADIRVPRNAANGIEHGNGYLIYGVSGPQGNMSFLDQTNNPITNIIPAGPPTLTGNPLTDDRLNGSTQLTDLTVITEDTFTLQIQTNAVNLLGSVRDQPADGDAALFRINDGIDANNSGAVDIVTPGDIGYAFENFTHTNQPGFFQQDGNGLYQQTIDTSLLGEGRHFITGRVFRQRSPGEPAVFTDFRQVIYVDREAPEVNFVSLEGRDAPDDRDRRLLLESPDGTANSVHVFVNLPAYLTDQQLIDAVSGNSAASLADRRLWARNINDLTSGNQKLSIVTFELTGRVNIQHLTGINLITDFGAGIADLDADGIYEARDIELLESFMFTNNTFFRAPADANGDGRLDLRDLAPIADILIGKPQEAIDAYNDLVARALTIGTPGDLNLDGVLDATDIDLLFENLGDIVFDYTNDGQTDAADVTHLVEVIANTFLGDANLDGQVDLIDLSTLATNFGQIAPTDGNVLGWADADFNGDNTIDLIDLSILATNFGQTNNIPEPTSALILITLLTYHRRTPH, translated from the coding sequence GTGCAATCACCAAAGACACTCCTGATAACTCTGGTCTTCCTGATCCTCTTTGCCCCCAAAGCCCACGCCCAGGACACCTCACCCGATCCCATCCTCCAGTTCTTCGACCAGGACTGGAAAGTCATCGACCAACGCATGGGCGACATCTTCGTCGCCGGCTACGGTCGACTCTGGCTGCCACCCCCGCAACGTGCCGACTCCGGCGGACTCTCCGTTGGATACGACGTCTTCGACCGCTTCGACCTCGGATCACCCGGCAACCCAACCCTCTACGGCACCGGCGGAGAACTCAAAACACTCGTCGATGCCGCCCACCACGCCGGCATCCGCGTCAACACCGACTTCATCCCAAACCACAACGGCTTCCGCGACCACACCACACCCGACTTCATCGCCCAAGGCGACTACCCCGGTTTCGTCACCCAACTCCCGACCGATCCCTACGGCGACTTCCGAGCACCAGCCTTCGACACCGATATCCCCACTCCCGACGAAAAGGTCTTACGCCTCGCCGGACTCATCGACATCGCCCAGGAAAAAAACCACCAGTTCATCCGCCACCCCGTCGAACCAGGCAATCCCCTCAACATCCCCTCCGGTTCCATCTGGGACCAGCCCACCCCCGACAACGCACGCTTCTATCCCGACCAGGACCTGGGCGGAACCACCGTCTTCGACCCCGCACTCAACCAGAACGTCACCCTCTACGACTACAACACCCAAAACCCACTCGCGGGTGACGCCTACGCCGACAACGCCACCGGTGTCCTCATCCGCAACGCACGATGGATGATCCAGGAAGTCGGCGTCGACGGCTTCCGCTTCGACGCCGTACGACACTTCGAACCCTGGGTCATGAACTTCCTCGACCTGGGCATGTACCTCGCCAACAAACGTACCCTCCTCGACGGCTCGCCCGACCACGCCTTCTCATTCTCCGAAACCGGCGGCGACAACCGCGCCTCCTTCATCAACAGCTACATCCGCAAAGACATCGACAACAACAACCTCTCCCAACTCGGCGGAAACCGCGACGCCCTCGACTTCGGCTACTTCTTCGCCATCCGCGCCAACCTCTCCGACAACGGAATCGCCAACGACTGGCGCAACGTCAAAAACGCATCCTTCGACGTCTTCGACGATGGACTCGCCAACAACGGCTCACAAGGCGTCGCCTTCGTCCAGTCACACGATGACGGACCAGCCCACCTCAACAACGTCGCCCACGCCTACATGCTCATGCGACCCGGACAAGCCATCGTCTACTTCAACGGCGAAAAAATCGAAGACGGCTTCCGCGCCTTCCCAAAACCAGGCCGTGGCGACGCCCTCGGCGGAGCCTTCGGCGACCAGATCACCACCCTCACCAACATCCGCAACACACACGGCCGCGGCAACTACCACGACCGCACGCCCCTCGGCGACGAAAAACAAACACTCATCTACGAACGCGAAAACTCCGCCCTCGTCATCCTCTCCAACCGACTCGACTCCGGATTCGACAGCCGCACCGTCCAGACCGCATTCGCCCCAGGCACACCACTCATCGAACTCACCGGAAACGCCGCCGATCCCACCATCGACCCCTTCAACGACCTCCCCGAACTCGTCGTCGTCAATCCCGATGGCACCGCCGACATCCGCGTACCACGCAACGCCGCCAACGGCATCGAACACGGCAACGGATACCTCATCTACGGCGTCTCCGGACCACAAGGCAACATGTCTTTCCTCGACCAGACCAACAACCCCATCACCAACATCATCCCCGCCGGACCACCCACCCTCACCGGCAACCCGCTCACCGACGACCGACTCAACGGCAGCACCCAACTCACCGACCTCACCGTCATCACCGAAGACACCTTCACCCTCCAGATCCAAACTAACGCCGTCAACCTCCTCGGCTCCGTCCGCGACCAACCCGCCGATGGCGACGCAGCACTATTCCGAATCAACGACGGTATCGACGCCAACAACTCCGGTGCCGTCGATATCGTGACCCCAGGCGACATCGGCTATGCCTTCGAAAACTTCACGCACACCAACCAACCCGGTTTCTTCCAACAAGACGGCAACGGCCTATACCAACAGACCATCGACACCTCGCTCCTGGGCGAAGGACGACACTTCATCACCGGCCGCGTCTTCCGCCAACGAAGCCCCGGCGAACCCGCCGTCTTCACCGACTTCCGACAGGTCATCTACGTCGACCGCGAAGCACCCGAAGTCAACTTCGTCTCACTCGAAGGCCGAGACGCCCCCGATGACCGCGACCGACGCCTCCTACTCGAATCCCCCGACGGCACCGCCAACTCCGTCCACGTCTTCGTCAACCTCCCCGCCTACCTCACCGACCAGCAACTCATCGACGCCGTCTCCGGCAACTCCGCCGCCAGCCTCGCCGACCGCCGACTCTGGGCACGCAACATCAACGACCTCACCTCAGGTAACCAGAAACTCTCCATCGTCACCTTCGAACTCACCGGCCGCGTCAACATCCAACACCTCACCGGCATCAACCTCATCACCGACTTCGGCGCCGGCATCGCCGACCTCGACGCAGACGGAATCTACGAGGCCCGCGACATCGAACTCCTCGAATCCTTCATGTTCACCAACAACACCTTCTTCCGAGCACCCGCCGATGCCAACGGCGACGGCCGACTCGACCTCCGCGACCTCGCCCCCATCGCCGACATCCTCATCGGCAAGCCTCAGGAAGCTATCGACGCCTACAACGACCTCGTCGCCCGAGCCCTCACCATCGGCACCCCAGGCGACCTCAACCTCGACGGCGTCCTCGACGCCACCGACATCGACCTCCTCTTCGAAAACCTCGGCGACATCGTCTTCGACTACACCAACGACGGCCAGACCGACGCCGCCGACGTAACCCACCTCGTCGAAGTCATCGCCAACACCTTCCTGGGCGACGCCAACCTCGACGGACAAGTCGACCTCATCGACCTCTCAACCCTCGCCACCAACTTCGGTCAGATCGCCCCGACCGACGGTAACGTGCTCGGGTGGGCCGACGCCGACTTCAACGGCGACAACACCATCGACCTCATCGACCTCTCCATCCTCGCCACCAACTTCGGCCAAACCAACAACATCCCCGAACCCACCTCCGCCCTGATACTCATCACCCTGCTCACCTACCACAGACGCACGCCCCACTGA
- a CDS encoding PEP-CTERM sorting domain-containing protein (PEP-CTERM proteins occur, often in large numbers, in the proteomes of bacteria that also encode an exosortase, a predicted intramembrane cysteine proteinase. The presence of a PEP-CTERM domain at a protein's C-terminus predicts cleavage within the sorting domain, followed by covalent anchoring to some some component of the (usually Gram-negative) cell surface. Many PEP-CTERM proteins exhibit an unusual sequence composition that includes large numbers of potential glycosylation sites. Expression of one such protein has been shown restore the ability of a bacterium to form floc, a type of biofilm.), giving the protein MIRTTASLLTLALALPAMAAPTIDGTVDGMYGAPLAVQTVETQFGDNFSELNAAYATVTNDRLYVTLTGNIEPNFNKISIFIDSKAGGENTLDGALAYDFGDVASNFGGLTFDTGFEADFHMFARTGGGNFEVDIVDRSASTPGAELGNFGSSTGAAGELGTIAAVAGTATTGADAGTFLTQDVLFAMDNSNAAGVLGGTAAADPVAAAAVTTGFEFSIALADLGTFTAGDVIKIHAAIGNGDNNFHSNQILGGLPAPQGNLGGDGGGGFTGGLAGIDFRQFTGDQFFSVTVPEPASAALLGLAGLALTRRR; this is encoded by the coding sequence ATGATCCGCACCACTGCCAGCCTGCTCACCCTCGCCCTTGCCCTCCCCGCCATGGCCGCGCCCACCATCGACGGCACCGTCGATGGCATGTATGGCGCCCCCCTCGCTGTCCAGACCGTCGAAACGCAGTTCGGCGACAACTTCAGCGAACTCAACGCAGCCTACGCCACCGTCACCAATGACCGCCTCTACGTCACCCTCACCGGCAACATCGAGCCCAACTTCAACAAGATCTCCATCTTCATCGACTCCAAAGCCGGCGGCGAAAACACCCTCGACGGTGCCCTCGCCTACGACTTCGGCGACGTCGCCTCCAACTTCGGCGGACTCACCTTCGACACCGGCTTCGAAGCCGACTTCCACATGTTCGCACGCACAGGCGGCGGCAACTTCGAAGTCGACATCGTCGACCGCAGCGCCAGCACCCCCGGCGCGGAACTCGGCAACTTCGGCTCCTCCACCGGAGCCGCAGGTGAACTCGGCACCATCGCCGCAGTCGCCGGCACCGCCACCACCGGCGCCGACGCCGGAACCTTCCTGACCCAGGACGTCCTCTTCGCCATGGATAACTCGAACGCCGCCGGCGTCCTCGGCGGCACCGCCGCGGCCGATCCCGTCGCTGCGGCCGCCGTCACCACCGGCTTCGAGTTCTCCATCGCCCTCGCCGACCTCGGCACCTTCACCGCCGGCGACGTCATCAAGATCCACGCCGCCATCGGTAACGGCGACAACAACTTCCACTCCAACCAGATCCTCGGCGGTCTCCCCGCCCCCCAGGGCAACCTCGGCGGCGACGGCGGCGGCGGCTTCACCGGCGGTCTCGCCGGTATCGACTTCCGTCAGTTCACCGGCGACCAGTTTTTCTCCGTCACAGTCCCCGAGCCCGCCTCGGCCGCACTCCTCGGACTCGCCGGCCTCGCCCTCACGCGTCGCCGCTAA
- a CDS encoding LacI family DNA-binding transcriptional regulator, with amino-acid sequence MSSSSPRVPASELPEDGKSGVRKRAKRVSMREVARHSNVSVATVSMVLNNNPRISRATQVRVRRSMDDLGYTPDRVAQSLSSTYTRLIAVLIPPLSHAFADAYFGEIISGIYDRAARLGHKIILEQAKPKFIESGQHVELVERRFVDGMLCLGFIENYEFIQDLVDRDQPVIAVNTQFTDLEVDTVVCDYTAGAEQAMNCLRQLGHQKIGMILGGSRGVTTQDVMAVYRANSEEMGTYDGGLVVDGRYSESGGAEAARQLMDRHPEVTAIFCTNDKMAMGAMHYLHRSGRSVPEDVSVVGFDNLYASQFLNPPLTTVHLPLYDLGDLACERLIQRIRGLREPVSELLPTHLILRESTAMAAKR; translated from the coding sequence ATGTCCAGCAGTTCGCCACGTGTCCCGGCGTCGGAGCTTCCGGAGGATGGGAAGTCGGGGGTGCGCAAGCGTGCCAAGCGTGTGAGCATGCGTGAGGTGGCTCGGCACTCGAATGTGTCGGTGGCGACGGTGTCGATGGTTTTGAACAACAACCCGCGGATCTCGCGGGCGACGCAGGTTCGGGTTCGGCGGTCGATGGATGATCTGGGTTATACGCCTGACCGTGTGGCTCAGAGTTTGTCGAGCACGTACACGCGATTGATTGCGGTGTTGATTCCGCCTTTGAGTCACGCGTTTGCGGATGCGTATTTTGGTGAGATTATTTCGGGGATTTATGATCGAGCGGCGCGGCTGGGTCACAAGATCATTCTGGAGCAGGCGAAGCCGAAGTTCATTGAGTCGGGCCAGCATGTTGAGCTGGTTGAGCGGCGGTTTGTGGACGGGATGCTGTGTCTGGGGTTTATTGAGAACTACGAGTTTATTCAGGACCTGGTGGATCGTGACCAGCCGGTGATCGCTGTGAACACGCAGTTCACTGATCTTGAGGTGGACACGGTGGTTTGCGACTACACGGCGGGCGCGGAGCAGGCGATGAACTGCCTGCGTCAACTGGGCCATCAGAAGATCGGGATGATTCTGGGTGGGAGTCGTGGGGTGACGACGCAGGACGTAATGGCGGTGTATCGAGCGAACTCGGAGGAGATGGGGACTTATGATGGTGGGCTGGTGGTGGATGGTCGTTATTCGGAGTCGGGTGGTGCGGAGGCGGCGCGGCAGCTAATGGATCGTCATCCAGAGGTGACGGCGATTTTCTGTACGAATGACAAGATGGCGATGGGGGCGATGCACTATCTGCATCGGAGTGGTCGGTCGGTTCCAGAGGATGTGTCGGTGGTGGGTTTTGACAATCTGTATGCGAGTCAGTTTTTGAATCCTCCGCTGACGACGGTGCATCTGCCGTTGTATGACCTGGGGGACCTGGCCTGCGAGCGGCTGATCCAGCGGATACGCGGGTTGCGGGAGCCGGTATCGGAGTTGTTGCCTACGCATCTGATTTTGCGAGAGTCGACGGCGATGGCGGCGAAGCGTTAG
- a CDS encoding alpha-amylase family glycosyl hydrolase translates to MHSGREGRPSLVVLLLPVLLTVLLAGGFVYLSRGGLSVAQPASEEPVIDGPVEMVFVDDEGGARRLRLVTDVKLGGERLYGVVEGVSSAKTLRVVPEGATGPVLAALEVRPRHDQVAVSYRSGARELEQLDGLWKLLSVRLPEGMEAKSVNLAGSFNHWSTSDHPMEGWGDGVYTAVLRLPPGVHYYKFSVQTGEGPVWLNDPASDRALEEPDGHGGMNSAFMLGPDPRRLPEAQPDHVQGQALFHEPENREDLAVAGEDVARVAIRTQRGDVERVVVWTGVDGGGDWESTELDLATDEGAAYDRYKGFAELASDGGRYFFELDDGALKVFYARGALVEDREAAERLAYASPGVSGAVTPEWARDVVWYQIFPERFRNGDVRNDPGDAEYETLVPWRGDWWAVQPGEVTGQENFYQGHGNVWRRRYGGDVQGLRAKLGYLRELGVTALYLNPVFEASSMHKYDATDFRHIDDNFGVKGSWPVEGETDDPVTWRWSESDLVFLDFMAEAKRQGFRVVIDGVFNHVGRAHYAFEDVLKNGKRSAYAGWFEITDWGDPKNWGHEPAMEVHGKEGGIQWKAWDGVNGHLPVFARDEELGLAEGPRAHMLAITRRWMAPDGDVHRGIDGWRLDVANEVPMAFWRDWRKLVKGINPDAFIAGEIWNDASPWLEGDQFDAVMNYRFADAAVDFFVNESTAISATEFGRRLLDLWLAYPAAVSFVQMNLFDSHDTDRLASMFMNPDRPYDGLNRLQDTGPDYDRGSPTDEDYQRMIQAVVCQMTYVGAPMIYYGNEVGMFSPDDPSNRMPMWWADLMPYEDAAAVIREDVFAAHQRLIAIRSLLRPLRRGTMRIQHADDEAGVLVYERAYRGDRVVVAINRSGQTRRVRVELDADRAAIDWLNPAHARVLMPDEDDVDARPEVVATARIGLRGTIEVELGPWGSAIFSPVPADSGEAR, encoded by the coding sequence GTGCATTCGGGTCGTGAGGGCCGTCCTTCGCTGGTTGTGTTGTTGCTGCCGGTGTTGTTGACGGTGCTGTTGGCGGGCGGGTTTGTGTATTTGTCGCGTGGCGGACTGAGTGTTGCGCAGCCGGCGAGCGAAGAGCCTGTTATTGATGGTCCTGTTGAGATGGTTTTCGTTGATGATGAGGGTGGAGCGAGGCGGCTGCGGCTGGTGACGGACGTGAAGCTGGGCGGTGAGCGGCTGTATGGCGTGGTAGAGGGGGTGTCGTCGGCGAAGACGTTGCGGGTGGTTCCGGAGGGGGCGACGGGGCCGGTGCTGGCGGCATTGGAGGTTAGGCCTCGACATGACCAGGTGGCGGTGTCGTATCGTTCCGGGGCTCGGGAGTTGGAGCAGCTTGATGGGTTGTGGAAGTTGCTGAGTGTGCGATTGCCTGAGGGGATGGAGGCGAAGTCGGTGAATCTGGCGGGGTCGTTCAACCATTGGTCGACTTCGGATCATCCGATGGAGGGTTGGGGTGATGGGGTTTATACGGCGGTGCTGCGGTTGCCGCCTGGGGTTCATTACTACAAGTTTTCGGTGCAGACGGGTGAGGGGCCAGTGTGGCTGAATGATCCGGCGAGTGATCGAGCGCTCGAGGAGCCTGATGGTCATGGCGGGATGAACTCGGCGTTTATGTTGGGCCCGGATCCACGTCGGCTGCCTGAGGCGCAGCCGGATCATGTGCAGGGCCAGGCGTTGTTTCACGAGCCGGAGAATCGCGAGGATCTGGCGGTTGCGGGTGAGGATGTGGCGCGTGTGGCGATCCGGACGCAGCGGGGTGATGTGGAGCGTGTGGTGGTGTGGACGGGTGTGGATGGGGGTGGGGATTGGGAGTCGACGGAGCTTGATCTGGCGACGGATGAGGGGGCTGCTTACGATCGTTACAAGGGGTTTGCTGAGCTAGCTTCTGACGGTGGGCGGTATTTTTTCGAGCTGGATGACGGGGCGTTGAAGGTGTTTTATGCGCGGGGGGCGTTGGTTGAAGATCGAGAGGCGGCGGAGCGATTGGCTTATGCGTCGCCTGGGGTATCGGGTGCGGTGACGCCTGAGTGGGCGCGGGATGTGGTGTGGTACCAGATTTTTCCGGAACGATTTCGCAATGGTGATGTGCGTAATGATCCGGGCGATGCTGAGTATGAGACGCTGGTGCCGTGGCGGGGGGATTGGTGGGCGGTGCAGCCGGGTGAGGTGACGGGGCAGGAAAACTTTTATCAGGGGCATGGGAACGTGTGGCGGCGGCGTTACGGGGGGGATGTGCAGGGGCTGCGGGCGAAGTTGGGATATCTGCGTGAGCTTGGCGTGACGGCGCTGTATCTGAATCCGGTGTTCGAGGCGTCGTCAATGCATAAGTATGACGCGACGGATTTTCGTCATATCGATGATAACTTTGGTGTGAAGGGTTCGTGGCCGGTTGAGGGGGAGACGGATGACCCGGTGACGTGGCGATGGAGTGAGTCGGACCTTGTGTTTCTGGATTTTATGGCGGAGGCGAAGCGTCAGGGTTTTCGGGTGGTGATTGACGGTGTGTTTAATCATGTCGGTCGGGCGCACTATGCGTTTGAGGATGTGCTCAAGAACGGCAAGCGATCGGCGTATGCGGGCTGGTTTGAGATCACGGACTGGGGTGACCCCAAGAACTGGGGGCATGAGCCGGCGATGGAGGTACATGGGAAGGAAGGGGGGATCCAGTGGAAGGCTTGGGATGGGGTGAATGGTCATCTGCCGGTCTTTGCGCGGGACGAAGAGTTGGGGTTGGCGGAGGGCCCTCGGGCGCACATGCTGGCGATCACGCGGCGGTGGATGGCGCCGGATGGGGATGTGCATCGTGGGATTGACGGGTGGCGGCTGGATGTGGCGAACGAGGTGCCGATGGCGTTCTGGCGTGACTGGCGGAAGCTGGTGAAGGGGATCAATCCGGATGCGTTTATAGCGGGTGAGATCTGGAATGATGCGTCGCCTTGGTTGGAGGGGGATCAGTTTGATGCGGTGATGAACTACCGGTTTGCGGATGCGGCGGTGGATTTTTTTGTGAATGAGTCGACCGCGATTTCGGCGACGGAGTTTGGTCGTCGGTTGCTTGATTTGTGGTTGGCGTATCCGGCGGCGGTGTCGTTTGTGCAGATGAACCTGTTTGATTCGCACGACACGGATCGGCTGGCGTCGATGTTTATGAATCCGGATCGGCCTTATGACGGGTTGAATCGGCTGCAGGACACGGGGCCGGATTATGACCGTGGGTCGCCTACGGATGAGGATTATCAGCGGATGATCCAGGCGGTGGTATGTCAGATGACGTATGTGGGGGCGCCGATGATTTATTACGGCAATGAGGTGGGGATGTTCAGCCCGGATGACCCGTCGAATCGGATGCCGATGTGGTGGGCGGACCTGATGCCTTATGAGGATGCGGCTGCGGTGATTCGCGAGGATGTGTTTGCGGCGCATCAGCGTTTGATTGCGATTCGGTCGTTGTTGCGGCCGTTGCGGCGTGGGACGATGCGGATTCAGCACGCGGACGATGAGGCGGGGGTTTTGGTGTACGAGCGGGCGTATCGGGGCGATCGGGTGGTGGTGGCGATCAATCGGAGTGGGCAGACGCGGCGGGTTCGGGTGGAGCTTGATGCGGATCGAGCGGCGATTGACTGGCTGAATCCGGCGCATGCGCGGGTGTTGATGCCGGATGAGGATGATGTCGATGCCCGACCGGAGGTGGTGGCGACGGCGCGGATTGGGTTGCGTGGGACGATTGAGGTTGAGTTGGGTCCGTGGGGGTCGGCGATTTTTTCGCCGGTGCCGGCTGATTCCGGGGAGGCACGCTGA
- a CDS encoding extracellular solute-binding protein has product MKLWDIPRWLLGLGAALVVVWAFVDVGARTWRLWSDKLSDPRPVLTVLHWGDNDEVAIVQALVDAYQEANPDVRVQRLHASDYDSKLKTMLAAGTPPDLFYLRYEDMPDFARTGMLLNLEPYIAEDRARGEAGWIDDVFPILLEAYRWNDELGRAGSGTLYGVAKDFTPLLMYANLDLFERAGVAVPYGGWTWGEFREVMGKIAALGDRDDPNGRVYGGIFKTWPAVLRVLVWNFGGEFFGDGFDDVALDEAGAQEAMHFIRRMRMEDETVFNATGLSQDEDDLFRRGRVGVIGPVGRWYTPRFRKIEAFDWDVIPVPHKEGVTPTTGIATVAWSIASQSAYPDEAYELLKFLCAADGQEMIARMGLAVPVRRSVAESEAFLSPGQRPANAKLYLELTETARLAQNPVNRRFDQILEQEIAKTIRLDEMTPEEVAGEVERQWGIEIASPLQTKDYPLMPWRWLGLGAGLLVVGVTLVGWLIARRQVLGAIDRSQERTGFAFISPWLIGFVLFLLGPMVVSLLLSLTSWSAMAPLSSARFVGLDNYLHLFTYDEQVKQALWVTFYYTVLAVPVVQTAAILVAVMMNAKVPGIAFFRTAYFVPSVVTGVALVTLWITIFNNDQGLLNLVLRDVLEPLNAVTGWGWEPPDWFGRDGAVFAMPALVLMTLWGVGGGMIIYLAGLKNIPESLYEAARIDGAGVVRQFVNITLPMLSPLIFFNVIMGIIGSFQVFTQAYVIRGSTGGTDENMLFYVLYLYDHAFRNHNMGYASALAWVLFVLVLVLTLFVFRGSRGMVHYEGLRG; this is encoded by the coding sequence ATGAAGCTGTGGGATATTCCGCGATGGTTGTTGGGTTTGGGTGCGGCGCTGGTGGTGGTGTGGGCGTTTGTGGATGTGGGTGCGCGGACGTGGCGGTTGTGGTCGGACAAGCTGTCGGACCCGCGGCCGGTGCTGACGGTGCTGCACTGGGGGGATAACGATGAGGTAGCGATCGTGCAGGCGCTGGTGGATGCGTATCAGGAGGCGAATCCTGATGTGCGGGTGCAGCGGCTGCATGCGAGCGATTATGACTCGAAGCTCAAGACAATGTTGGCGGCTGGGACTCCGCCTGACCTGTTTTATCTGCGTTATGAGGACATGCCGGACTTTGCGCGGACGGGGATGCTGCTGAATCTTGAGCCGTATATCGCTGAGGATCGGGCGCGGGGTGAGGCGGGTTGGATTGATGATGTGTTTCCGATTCTGCTGGAAGCGTATCGGTGGAACGATGAGCTTGGGCGAGCGGGTTCGGGGACGTTGTATGGTGTGGCGAAGGACTTTACGCCTCTGTTGATGTACGCGAATCTGGATTTGTTTGAGCGAGCGGGCGTGGCGGTGCCTTATGGGGGTTGGACGTGGGGTGAGTTTCGTGAGGTGATGGGCAAGATTGCTGCGCTGGGGGATCGTGATGATCCGAACGGGCGGGTGTATGGGGGAATTTTCAAGACCTGGCCTGCGGTGTTGCGGGTGCTGGTGTGGAACTTTGGGGGTGAGTTTTTTGGTGATGGTTTTGATGATGTGGCGCTGGATGAGGCGGGCGCGCAGGAGGCGATGCACTTTATTCGTAGGATGCGGATGGAGGACGAGACGGTTTTCAATGCAACGGGGCTTAGTCAGGATGAGGACGATCTGTTTCGACGGGGTCGTGTGGGGGTGATTGGTCCGGTGGGGCGTTGGTATACGCCACGGTTTCGGAAGATTGAGGCGTTCGACTGGGATGTGATTCCGGTGCCTCACAAGGAGGGGGTTACGCCTACGACGGGGATCGCGACGGTGGCTTGGTCGATTGCGTCGCAGTCGGCTTACCCGGATGAGGCTTATGAGTTGTTGAAGTTTTTGTGTGCGGCAGATGGTCAGGAGATGATTGCGCGGATGGGTTTGGCTGTGCCGGTGCGGCGGAGCGTGGCGGAGTCGGAGGCGTTTTTGTCGCCTGGTCAGCGGCCGGCGAATGCGAAGCTGTATCTGGAACTGACGGAGACGGCGCGGCTGGCGCAGAATCCTGTGAATCGTCGGTTTGATCAGATTCTGGAGCAGGAGATCGCGAAGACGATCCGGTTGGATGAGATGACGCCTGAGGAAGTGGCGGGTGAGGTGGAGCGGCAGTGGGGGATTGAGATCGCGTCGCCTTTACAGACAAAGGACTATCCGTTGATGCCGTGGCGTTGGCTGGGGCTTGGAGCGGGGTTGCTGGTGGTGGGTGTGACTTTGGTGGGCTGGTTGATTGCGCGGCGGCAGGTGTTGGGTGCGATTGATCGTTCGCAGGAGCGCACGGGTTTTGCGTTTATCTCGCCCTGGCTGATCGGTTTTGTGCTGTTTTTACTGGGTCCGATGGTGGTTTCGTTGTTGCTGAGTCTGACATCGTGGTCGGCGATGGCCCCGCTGAGTAGTGCGCGGTTTGTGGGTCTGGACAACTATCTGCATCTGTTTACTTATGACGAGCAGGTGAAGCAGGCGTTGTGGGTGACGTTTTATTACACGGTGTTGGCGGTTCCGGTGGTGCAGACGGCTGCGATCCTGGTGGCGGTGATGATGAACGCGAAGGTGCCGGGGATTGCGTTTTTCCGGACGGCGTACTTTGTGCCGTCGGTGGTTACGGGGGTGGCGTTGGTGACGCTTTGGATCACGATTTTCAATAATGATCAGGGGTTGTTGAATCTGGTTTTGCGGGATGTGCTGGAGCCGTTGAATGCGGTGACGGGCTGGGGTTGGGAGCCGCCGGACTGGTTTGGTCGAGATGGTGCGGTGTTTGCGATGCCGGCGTTGGTGTTGATGACGTTGTGGGGCGTGGGGGGCGGGATGATTATTTATCTGGCGGGGCTGAAGAACATTCCGGAGTCGTTGTATGAGGCGGCGCGGATTGATGGCGCGGGGGTGGTTCGTCAGTTTGTGAACATCACGTTGCCGATGTTGTCGCCGTTGATCTTTTTCAATGTGATCATGGGGATCATTGGGTCGTTTCAGGTGTTCACGCAGGCGTATGTGATTCGTGGTTCGACGGGGGGAACGGACGAGAACATGCTGTTTTATGTCTTGTATTTGTATGACCACGCGTTTCGGAATCACAACATGGGTTATGCGTCGGCGTTGGCGTGGGTGTTGTTTGTGCTGGTGCTGGTGTTGACGTTGTTTGTCTTCCGTGGTTCGCGGGGGATGGTGCATTATGAAGGGCTGCGCGGATGA